One window of the Amycolatopsis mediterranei genome contains the following:
- a CDS encoding response regulator transcription factor: MRVLVVEDEEPLADAIARGLRREGMAVDVALTGDDGHEKAAVTRYDVVLLDRDLPGMSGDELCREIVASGELTRVLMLTASSSVSDRVEGLSLGADDYLAKPFAFPELVARVRALGRRATPAAPPLLTAGDVELDPAKRTVRRASGPVELTRKEFGVLEVLLQAAGSVVSSEELLERVWDENADPFTTTVRVTVMTLRKKLGEPGIIETVVGSGYRVPEPGASRA; encoded by the coding sequence GTGCGAGTTTTGGTAGTCGAGGACGAAGAGCCCCTGGCCGACGCGATCGCCCGTGGCCTGCGCCGCGAGGGCATGGCGGTGGACGTCGCGCTCACCGGGGACGACGGGCACGAGAAGGCCGCTGTCACGCGGTACGACGTCGTGCTGCTGGACCGGGACCTGCCGGGGATGTCCGGTGACGAGCTGTGCCGGGAGATCGTCGCGTCCGGGGAGCTGACCCGGGTGCTGATGCTCACCGCGAGCAGTTCGGTGTCCGACCGCGTCGAGGGGCTTTCGCTCGGCGCCGACGACTACCTCGCCAAGCCGTTCGCCTTCCCCGAGCTGGTCGCGCGGGTGCGGGCGCTGGGCCGGCGGGCCACGCCGGCCGCGCCGCCGCTGCTCACCGCCGGGGACGTCGAACTGGACCCGGCCAAGCGGACCGTGCGGCGGGCGAGCGGGCCGGTCGAGCTGACCCGCAAGGAGTTCGGCGTCCTCGAGGTCCTGCTGCAGGCCGCCGGGTCGGTCGTCAGCAGCGAGGAGCTGCTCGAACGCGTGTGGGACGAGAACGCCGACCCGTTCACCACGACCGTCCGGGTCACCGTGATGACGCTGCGCAAGAAGCTCGGCGAGCCGGGGATCATCGAGACCGTCGTCGGCTCCGGGTACCGGGTGCCGGAGCCCGGCGCTTCGCGCGCGTGA
- a CDS encoding sensor histidine kinase — translation MNLPGTRTLRARITLLATVLVAAVSLLLLWLAWTLVRDSLDAVPQMPPGSTVVVDGVEVDASTLAEHLRVHARDRMLLFGSLAFLLVVAAAAILAWTFTSRVLLPLREITGTARRLSVESMGERIGEIRSRDELAELASTFDDMLDRLQAAFDAQRHFVANASHELRTPLSVIRTELDVTLADDDADEAELRRMGGVVRDATERAGQLVNSLLLLARTDGAGLGVHEPVDLAVLVDRAWRAVQREAGERGIRTSFTTPPASAFGDPALLERIAGNLLENAVRHNVEGGWLEVVTQPGPRWSMLRVRSSGGLVDPAAVPELFEPFRRAGVARTARHGAGLGLSIVRAAVAAHGGTVTAEPIVGGGLGVTVHLPAH, via the coding sequence GTGAACCTGCCGGGCACCCGCACCCTTCGCGCCCGGATCACCCTGCTGGCGACCGTGCTGGTCGCCGCCGTCAGCCTGCTGCTGCTCTGGCTGGCCTGGACGCTGGTGCGGGACTCGCTCGACGCCGTCCCGCAGATGCCGCCGGGCAGCACGGTGGTGGTCGACGGCGTCGAGGTCGACGCCTCGACGCTCGCCGAGCACCTGCGCGTGCACGCCCGCGACCGGATGCTGCTGTTCGGGTCGCTGGCGTTCCTGCTGGTCGTCGCGGCCGCGGCGATCCTCGCGTGGACGTTCACCTCCCGCGTGCTGCTGCCGCTGCGCGAAATCACCGGCACCGCGCGGCGGCTGTCGGTCGAGTCGATGGGGGAGCGGATCGGCGAAATCCGCTCCCGCGACGAGCTGGCCGAGCTGGCGAGCACGTTCGACGACATGCTCGACCGGCTCCAGGCCGCGTTCGACGCGCAACGCCACTTCGTCGCCAACGCGAGTCACGAGCTGCGGACGCCGTTGTCGGTGATCCGCACGGAACTCGACGTCACCCTGGCCGACGACGACGCCGACGAAGCCGAGCTGCGCCGGATGGGCGGGGTGGTCCGCGACGCGACCGAGCGCGCCGGCCAGCTGGTCAACTCGCTGCTCCTGCTGGCCCGCACCGACGGCGCCGGGCTCGGTGTGCACGAGCCGGTGGACCTCGCAGTGCTCGTCGACCGGGCATGGCGTGCCGTGCAGCGCGAAGCCGGGGAGCGCGGGATCCGGACGTCGTTCACGACGCCGCCGGCGTCGGCCTTCGGTGACCCGGCACTGCTGGAGCGGATCGCGGGCAACCTGCTGGAAAACGCGGTCCGCCACAACGTCGAGGGTGGCTGGCTGGAGGTCGTGACGCAGCCGGGGCCGCGGTGGTCGATGCTGCGGGTCCGTTCCTCGGGCGGCCTGGTCGACCCGGCGGCGGTGCCGGAGCTGTTCGAGCCGTTCCGCCGGGCCGGGGTGGCCCGCACGGCCCGCCACGGCGCCGGTCTGGGCCTCTCGATCGTCCGGGCCGCGGTGGCGGCGCACGGCGGAACGGTGACGGCCGAGCCGATCGTGGGCGGCGGCCTCGGCGTGACGGTCCACCTCCCGGCCCACTGA
- a CDS encoding alpha/beta hydrolase translates to MLNGLSRRLLVRSIMAGLRFLLRLPSPVLRVIAGRPVVVDSRQPVPTARVLMRVARFAPFDAPHHNGSLSRARTELNLAGALAGAGICPGVRTSDASWPGPGGPLPLRLYEPAGVPAPGPAIVYFHGGGFVLGSLDTHEGACRLLAEEAGVRVVSIGYRLAPEHPFPAAASDAVAAFAHVVSHAAEFGVDPARLAVGGDSSGGNLAAVVAHAAARGELSRPAFSLLLTPATDALGESASHRQFGSGFRLDRDEWAWYRAQYLRDPALYRDPRASVLYDESLDGLPPTFVATCGFDLLRDEGEAYAARLAAAGVPLVHRRHEGQLHGFANRVGVDPDARAAMLHAAGVLRAGLALSLDRDQEDDTRD, encoded by the coding sequence GTGCTGAATGGACTGTCCCGGCGGCTGCTCGTGCGGTCGATCATGGCCGGCTTGCGCTTCCTGCTCCGGCTGCCGTCGCCCGTACTGCGCGTGATCGCGGGGCGGCCGGTGGTGGTGGACAGCCGTCAGCCGGTCCCCACCGCCCGGGTGCTCATGCGGGTGGCGCGCTTCGCGCCGTTCGACGCGCCGCACCACAACGGCAGCCTTTCGCGGGCCCGGACCGAGCTGAACCTGGCGGGCGCGCTCGCCGGCGCCGGGATCTGCCCGGGCGTGCGGACCAGCGACGCTTCGTGGCCCGGGCCGGGCGGGCCGCTGCCGCTGCGGCTGTACGAACCGGCCGGCGTCCCGGCGCCGGGCCCGGCGATCGTGTACTTCCACGGCGGCGGGTTCGTCCTCGGCAGCCTCGACACGCACGAGGGCGCGTGCCGGCTGCTCGCCGAGGAAGCCGGGGTGCGGGTGGTGTCGATCGGCTACCGGCTCGCGCCGGAACACCCGTTCCCCGCGGCGGCGTCGGACGCGGTCGCGGCGTTCGCCCACGTGGTTTCGCACGCGGCGGAGTTCGGCGTGGACCCGGCCCGGCTGGCGGTGGGCGGCGACAGCAGCGGCGGCAACCTCGCGGCGGTGGTCGCCCACGCGGCGGCCCGCGGCGAGCTGTCCCGGCCGGCGTTCAGCCTCCTGCTCACCCCGGCGACGGACGCGCTCGGCGAGTCGGCGTCACACCGCCAGTTCGGCTCGGGCTTCCGCCTCGACCGGGACGAATGGGCCTGGTACCGCGCGCAGTACCTCCGCGACCCGGCCCTGTACCGGGACCCGCGAGCCTCGGTCCTCTACGACGAAAGCCTCGACGGCCTGCCCCCGACCTTCGTGGCCACCTGCGGCTTCGACCTCCTCCGCGACGAAGGCGAGGCCTACGCGGCCCGGCTCGCCGCCGCCGGAGTCCCCTTGGTCCACCGACGCCACGAAGGCCAGCTCCACGGCTTCGCCAACCGAGTCGGCGTGGACCCGGACGCCCGCGCAGCCATGCTCCACGCCGCCGGAGTCCTCCGCGCCGGCCTGGCCCTCAGCCTGGACCGTGATCAGGAAGACGACACGCGTGATTGA
- a CDS encoding twin-arginine translocation signal domain-containing protein, whose protein sequence is MTTDRRRFLKGAGLAAAAAGVPLPAPAFADSDLSRVCGRYQWLVGDHHTHSQYSYDAMYRIDQIAAGGRAHGADWIVFTDHGHAEHEKASVEPTEADFLAARRKYPDLLLWHGMEWNVPGAEHATVFFQAGSGQAAKLREFERNFDWRLTNSEASSPANEALALRALRWLAAEEQARRIHAPVVLINHPLRNGRVAPHELRAYRDAAPGIVIGMEGAPGAQADGFPKPLGNGGARGGYANSPGPNSWPGFPAEAYRTHGGWDWATAKVGGLWDSMLAEGKPWWITTNSDSHYNRGDTLVRPDVPGDWYDTHGKFPDPLDTGTPQLLAPYADFYPGEFSRTYVGVTRRSLEGVLDGLRAGRIWLSHGGLAQDLQVGAYGGGASATLGGRLRVRRGSDVTVVVSARLASRPNGGGSVPRLARLDVVAGPVTGPAADRDTMTAPGTRVVESFEPRWAPGRQVGYRHTFRNVREPFYLRVRGSNGDGEPTPDVVGQANPFEDLWLYANPIFVDLC, encoded by the coding sequence GTGACCACCGACAGACGCCGGTTCCTCAAGGGCGCCGGGCTCGCGGCCGCCGCCGCGGGCGTGCCCCTCCCGGCCCCCGCCTTCGCCGATTCCGACCTGAGCCGGGTGTGCGGCCGCTACCAGTGGCTGGTGGGCGACCACCACACGCACAGCCAGTACTCGTACGACGCGATGTACCGGATCGACCAGATCGCCGCCGGCGGGCGGGCGCACGGCGCGGACTGGATCGTCTTCACCGACCACGGCCACGCCGAGCACGAGAAGGCCTCGGTCGAACCCACCGAAGCCGACTTCCTCGCCGCCCGGCGGAAGTACCCGGACCTGCTGCTGTGGCACGGCATGGAGTGGAACGTCCCGGGCGCCGAGCACGCGACCGTGTTCTTCCAGGCCGGTTCGGGGCAGGCGGCCAAGCTGCGCGAGTTCGAGCGGAACTTCGATTGGCGGCTGACGAACTCGGAGGCGTCGAGCCCGGCGAACGAGGCCCTCGCGCTCCGGGCGTTGCGCTGGCTCGCCGCGGAAGAGCAGGCGCGGCGGATCCACGCCCCGGTCGTGCTGATCAACCACCCGCTGCGCAACGGCCGCGTCGCCCCGCACGAGCTGCGTGCCTACCGCGACGCCGCACCGGGCATCGTCATCGGCATGGAAGGGGCGCCGGGCGCGCAGGCGGACGGCTTCCCCAAGCCGCTCGGCAACGGCGGCGCGCGCGGCGGCTACGCCAACAGCCCCGGCCCGAACTCCTGGCCCGGCTTCCCGGCCGAGGCGTACCGGACGCACGGCGGCTGGGACTGGGCGACGGCGAAGGTCGGCGGGCTCTGGGACTCAATGCTGGCCGAGGGCAAGCCGTGGTGGATCACCACGAACTCCGACTCGCACTACAACCGCGGCGACACGCTGGTCCGGCCGGACGTGCCGGGTGACTGGTACGACACGCACGGGAAGTTCCCCGACCCCCTCGACACCGGCACGCCGCAGCTGCTCGCGCCGTACGCGGACTTCTACCCCGGCGAGTTCAGCCGCACGTACGTCGGCGTCACGCGGCGAAGCCTCGAAGGCGTCCTGGACGGCCTGCGGGCCGGACGGATCTGGCTGTCGCACGGCGGTCTCGCGCAGGACCTGCAGGTCGGCGCGTACGGCGGTGGTGCGTCGGCGACGCTCGGCGGCCGGCTGCGGGTGCGGCGGGGGTCGGACGTCACGGTCGTGGTTTCGGCGCGGCTCGCGTCGCGGCCGAACGGCGGCGGCTCGGTGCCGCGGCTGGCGCGCCTGGACGTCGTCGCGGGCCCGGTCACCGGCCCGGCCGCCGACCGCGACACGATGACGGCGCCGGGCACGCGGGTCGTGGAATCGTTCGAGCCGCGCTGGGCGCCGGGGCGGCAGGTCGGCTACCGGCACACCTTCCGGAACGTCCGGGAACCGTTCTACCTGCGGGTGCGCGGGTCGAACGGCGACGGCGAGCCGACGCCGGACGTCGTCGGGCAGGCGAACCCGTTCGAGGACTTGTGGTTGTACGCGAACCCGATTTTCGTGGACCTGTGCTGA
- a CDS encoding 3-hydroxyacyl-CoA dehydrogenase NAD-binding domain-containing protein: MTFTAEAAKAAFPDEVVTEAKTRLVKVPGLEKPVALITLDNGHDHTRPNTFGPQGLVSLNAALDKAFEAEPAAIAVTGKPFIFAVGADLSGVESVSDPELAREIAQTGHDVFRRLTESKIPTFGFVNGAVMGGGLELALSCHYRTLSENTAAIAFPEVFLGLFPGWGGTQLLPNLIGADAAVTVIIENALAQNKMLNVKQTAELGIVDAVFGSADYLEQSLLWLARVVNGEITPERREIDRGSGWDAAIARAKSLVDGRTHGASPGATKAVELLELARANDLDRGYAAETDGLAELLMSDVLRAGLYSFNLVNKRAKRPAGAPDKSLARKVNKVGIVGAGLMASQLALLFVRRLKVPVVLTDVDQERVDKGVGYVHAEIDKLLGKKRLSPDGANRLKALVTGSLDKAAFADADFVIEAVFEELGVKQQVFAELEQHLKPEAILATNTSSLSITAMASKLQHPERVVGFHFFNPVAVLPLLEIVRGERTDDASLATAFSVGKQLKKSSVLVKDASAFVVNRLLLRFLGEVLVTVDEGTPFEVADKALEPLGLPMTPLTLMQLVGPAIALHVGETLHESFPDRFTVSENLAKFVKAGKKGVWIWDAQGNASVDPEVAELWTQGDRPSTSEQVRERALSAIAEEIRIMLDEGVVAEAQDIDLCLILGAGWPFWNGGITPYLDRSGVSERVNGKPFLAPGVASVPAR; this comes from the coding sequence ATGACGTTCACCGCTGAAGCAGCGAAGGCCGCCTTCCCCGACGAGGTCGTCACCGAGGCGAAGACCCGGCTGGTCAAGGTGCCCGGGCTCGAGAAGCCCGTCGCGCTGATCACGCTCGACAACGGCCACGACCACACCCGGCCGAACACCTTCGGCCCACAGGGGCTCGTTTCCTTGAACGCCGCGCTGGACAAGGCGTTCGAGGCCGAGCCGGCCGCGATCGCCGTCACCGGCAAGCCGTTCATCTTCGCCGTCGGCGCCGACCTGTCCGGCGTCGAATCGGTGAGCGACCCCGAGCTGGCGCGCGAAATCGCCCAGACCGGGCACGACGTGTTCCGCCGCCTCACCGAGTCGAAGATCCCGACGTTCGGGTTCGTCAACGGCGCGGTCATGGGTGGCGGCCTGGAGCTGGCGCTCTCGTGCCACTACCGGACGCTGTCGGAGAACACCGCCGCGATCGCGTTCCCCGAGGTCTTCCTCGGCCTGTTCCCGGGCTGGGGCGGCACGCAGCTGCTGCCGAACCTGATCGGCGCCGACGCGGCCGTCACGGTGATCATCGAGAACGCCTTGGCGCAGAACAAGATGCTCAACGTCAAGCAGACGGCCGAGCTCGGCATCGTCGATGCCGTCTTCGGCTCGGCCGACTACCTCGAGCAGTCGCTGCTGTGGCTGGCTCGCGTGGTCAACGGCGAAATCACCCCGGAGCGCCGCGAGATCGACCGCGGCTCCGGCTGGGACGCCGCGATCGCCCGCGCCAAGTCCCTTGTGGACGGCCGCACGCACGGCGCTTCGCCGGGTGCGACCAAGGCCGTCGAGCTGCTGGAGCTGGCCCGCGCAAACGATCTGGACCGTGGCTACGCGGCCGAGACCGACGGCCTCGCCGAGCTGCTCATGTCCGACGTCCTGCGCGCCGGGCTGTACTCGTTCAACCTGGTCAACAAGCGCGCCAAGCGCCCGGCCGGCGCGCCGGACAAGTCCCTGGCGCGCAAGGTGAACAAGGTCGGCATCGTCGGCGCCGGCCTGATGGCCAGCCAGCTCGCGCTGCTGTTCGTGCGGCGGCTCAAGGTGCCGGTCGTGCTGACCGACGTCGACCAGGAGCGCGTCGACAAGGGTGTCGGCTACGTCCACGCCGAGATCGACAAGCTGCTGGGCAAGAAGCGGCTCTCCCCGGACGGCGCCAACCGGCTCAAGGCCCTGGTGACCGGCTCGCTCGACAAGGCCGCGTTCGCCGACGCCGACTTCGTCATCGAGGCCGTCTTCGAGGAGCTGGGCGTCAAGCAGCAGGTGTTCGCCGAGCTGGAGCAGCACCTCAAGCCCGAGGCGATTCTGGCGACGAACACCTCGTCGCTGTCGATCACCGCGATGGCCTCGAAGCTGCAGCACCCCGAACGGGTCGTCGGCTTCCACTTCTTCAACCCGGTGGCCGTGCTGCCGCTGCTGGAGATCGTCCGCGGCGAGCGGACCGACGACGCTTCGCTCGCGACGGCGTTCTCGGTCGGCAAGCAGCTGAAGAAGTCCAGCGTGCTGGTGAAGGACGCCTCGGCGTTCGTCGTCAACCGGCTGCTGCTGCGCTTCCTCGGCGAGGTGCTGGTCACCGTCGACGAGGGCACGCCGTTCGAGGTGGCCGACAAGGCCCTGGAACCGCTCGGCCTGCCGATGACGCCGCTGACGCTGATGCAGCTCGTCGGCCCGGCCATCGCGCTGCACGTCGGCGAGACGCTGCACGAGTCCTTCCCGGACCGGTTCACCGTGTCCGAGAACCTCGCCAAGTTCGTCAAGGCGGGCAAGAAGGGCGTCTGGATCTGGGACGCCCAGGGCAACGCCTCGGTCGACCCGGAGGTCGCCGAGCTGTGGACGCAGGGCGACCGGCCGTCCACCTCGGAGCAGGTGCGCGAGCGGGCGCTGTCGGCCATCGCCGAGGAGATCCGGATCATGCTCGACGAGGGCGTGGTCGCCGAGGCGCAGGACATCGACCTGTGCCTGATCCTCGGCGCGGGCTGGCCGTTCTGGAACGGCGGCATCACGCCGTACCTGGACCGCTCCGGCGTGTCCGAGCGCGTGAACGGCAAGCCGTTCCTCGCCCCGGGCGTGGCTTCGGTCCCGGCTCGCTAG
- a CDS encoding thiolase family protein yields the protein MRNVAFVEGVRTPFGKAGDKGMYAGTRADDLVVNAIRELLRRHPELPPERVDEVAIAATTQIGDQGLTIGRTAALLAGLPKSVPGFAIDRMCAGAMTAVTTAASGIGFGAYDIAIAGGVEHMGRHPMGEGVDPNPRIIADKLVDPTALVMGQTAENLHDRFPAITKQRTDAYAARSQERYAEAVKTGKIGPELVPVATRSKELGWGLATEDEPPRPGTTVEQLAGLKTPFRPFGRITAGNAAGLNDGATASILADEETAHELGLPVAMRLVGYSFAGVEPEVMGIGPVPATEKLFKRTGLTIDDIGLFEINEAFAVQVLAFLDHFGIDDEDPRVNQWGGAIACGHPLASSGVRLMTQLARQFAERPDVRYGMTTMCIGIGMGGTVIWENPAFEGAK from the coding sequence GTGCGCAATGTCGCCTTCGTCGAGGGGGTCCGCACCCCCTTCGGCAAGGCCGGCGACAAGGGCATGTACGCCGGAACCCGGGCCGACGACCTGGTCGTCAACGCCATCCGCGAGCTGCTGCGGCGGCACCCCGAACTGCCGCCCGAGCGCGTCGACGAGGTGGCCATCGCCGCCACCACCCAGATCGGCGACCAGGGCCTGACCATCGGCCGCACCGCCGCGCTGCTGGCCGGGCTGCCGAAGTCGGTGCCCGGCTTCGCCATCGACCGGATGTGCGCCGGCGCCATGACGGCCGTCACCACCGCCGCGTCCGGCATCGGCTTCGGCGCCTACGACATCGCCATCGCCGGTGGCGTCGAGCACATGGGCCGGCACCCGATGGGCGAGGGCGTCGACCCGAACCCGCGGATCATCGCCGACAAGCTCGTCGACCCCACCGCGCTGGTCATGGGCCAGACCGCCGAGAACCTGCACGACCGCTTCCCCGCGATCACCAAGCAGCGCACCGACGCCTACGCCGCGCGCAGCCAGGAGCGCTACGCCGAGGCCGTCAAGACCGGCAAGATCGGCCCCGAGCTGGTCCCGGTCGCCACCCGCTCGAAGGAACTCGGCTGGGGTCTCGCGACCGAGGACGAGCCGCCCCGCCCGGGCACCACGGTCGAGCAGCTCGCCGGGCTGAAGACGCCGTTCCGCCCGTTCGGCCGCATCACCGCGGGCAACGCCGCGGGCCTCAACGACGGCGCGACCGCGTCGATCCTCGCCGACGAGGAAACCGCCCACGAGCTGGGCCTGCCGGTCGCCATGCGGCTGGTCGGCTACTCGTTCGCCGGCGTCGAGCCGGAGGTGATGGGTATCGGCCCGGTGCCCGCCACCGAGAAGCTGTTCAAGCGCACCGGCCTGACCATCGACGACATCGGCCTGTTCGAGATCAACGAGGCCTTCGCCGTGCAGGTGCTGGCCTTCCTCGACCACTTCGGCATCGACGACGAAGACCCGCGCGTCAACCAGTGGGGCGGCGCGATCGCCTGCGGCCACCCGCTGGCCTCGTCCGGCGTCCGGCTCATGACGCAGCTGGCCCGCCAGTTCGCCGAGCGCCCCGACGTGCGCTACGGCATGACGACGATGTGTATCGGTATCGGCATGGGCGGCACCGTGATCTGGGAGAACCCGGCGTTCGAGGGGGCCAAGTAA
- a CDS encoding DUF998 domain-containing protein: MTTATRSPQNTLVHSYLFLRRAIGLIGLALPVVLVLGKQLVQGGDLIGSLSGYYYTDLRDVLVGAMCAVGVFLLAYYGHDYVDNVASTVAGLGAIGLALFPTTPDHDVTAWDRTSGVLHWVFAAVFFLSLAYFCLRLFPHDGEQPPGTGVVYRVCGVVILACLVLVALAKYLDLVPSLHPALWLESIAVEAFGVAWLVKGQTMEPKSVP, translated from the coding sequence ATGACCACGGCGACCAGATCCCCGCAGAACACGCTCGTCCACTCGTACCTGTTCCTCCGGCGCGCGATCGGGCTCATCGGCCTGGCCTTGCCGGTCGTCCTCGTCCTCGGCAAGCAGCTCGTCCAGGGCGGCGACCTCATCGGCTCGCTGAGCGGCTACTACTACACCGACCTGCGCGACGTCCTCGTCGGCGCCATGTGCGCGGTCGGGGTGTTCCTCCTCGCCTACTACGGCCACGACTACGTCGACAACGTCGCCAGCACGGTCGCCGGGCTGGGTGCGATCGGGCTGGCGCTCTTCCCCACCACCCCCGACCACGACGTGACGGCGTGGGACCGCACCTCCGGCGTGCTGCACTGGGTCTTCGCGGCCGTGTTCTTCCTCTCCCTCGCCTACTTCTGCCTCCGCCTGTTCCCCCACGACGGCGAGCAGCCGCCCGGCACCGGCGTCGTCTACCGCGTCTGCGGGGTGGTGATCCTCGCCTGCCTGGTGCTGGTCGCCCTGGCCAAGTACCTCGACCTCGTGCCTTCGCTGCACCCGGCGCTGTGGCTGGAGAGCATCGCGGTGGAGGCGTTCGGCGTCGCTTGGCTCGTGAAGGGACAGACGATGGAGCCCAAGAGTGTGCCGTAG
- a CDS encoding allophanate hydrolase: MSLVERVRAAYRRIEQVDRPEIWIDLRPEADVLAEAAAPADRGLPLYGKLVAVKGNIDVAGLPTTAGCPDYAYKPEADAPVVARLRAAGALVLGTTNLDQFATGLVGTRSPYGAVRNAVDAEYVSGGSSSGSAVAVALGIVDLALGTDTAGSGRVPAAFNGIVGLKPTPGLLPTEGVVPACASIDCVSLFARTVEEATFALTCLAEPAQAHPGRFRLGVPSPDQLGPLAPGWAEAFDAAVSDYAAAGAEVTTVDISAFLEAARLLYGGAFVAERYTAVGEFIDAHPDAVDPVVRSIIGPARDIPAHRLFADQATLAGLRAEALATLAGVDALLVPTTTEHPTIAEVAADPVAVNARLGRFTNSTNLFGLSALSVPAGTVAGRPFGVMFLGAPHDDLKLAALAGLRRAWVPIVVVGAHLRGQPLNHELTSRGGRFVSAVSTAASYRLYALDTVPPKPGLVRVASGGVPVAAEVWELPVAGFGEFVAGIPAPLAIGKLELADGRSVSGFLCEPEATEGAEDISAKGGWLAHLGVG, encoded by the coding sequence ATGAGCCTCGTGGAGCGGGTGCGGGCGGCCTACCGGCGGATCGAGCAGGTGGACCGGCCGGAGATCTGGATCGACCTGCGGCCGGAAGCCGACGTCCTGGCCGAGGCGGCCGCGCCGGCGGACCGCGGACTGCCGCTCTACGGCAAGCTCGTCGCGGTCAAGGGCAACATCGACGTCGCCGGACTGCCGACGACGGCGGGCTGCCCGGACTACGCGTACAAGCCGGAGGCCGACGCGCCGGTCGTCGCGCGGCTGCGGGCGGCCGGGGCGCTGGTGCTCGGCACGACCAACCTGGACCAGTTCGCGACCGGGCTGGTCGGGACGCGCAGCCCGTACGGCGCGGTCCGCAACGCCGTGGACGCGGAGTACGTGTCCGGTGGATCGAGCTCGGGGTCGGCGGTGGCGGTCGCCCTCGGCATCGTGGATCTGGCGCTCGGCACCGACACCGCGGGTTCGGGGCGGGTGCCGGCGGCGTTCAACGGGATCGTCGGGCTCAAGCCGACGCCGGGGCTGCTGCCGACCGAGGGCGTCGTCCCGGCGTGCGCGAGCATCGACTGCGTGTCGCTGTTCGCGCGGACGGTGGAGGAAGCGACGTTCGCGCTGACCTGCCTGGCCGAGCCCGCACAGGCCCACCCGGGACGGTTCCGCCTCGGCGTCCCCTCGCCGGACCAGCTGGGCCCCTTGGCTCCCGGCTGGGCCGAGGCGTTCGACGCGGCGGTGTCGGACTACGCCGCGGCAGGTGCCGAAGTGACCACTGTGGACATCTCGGCGTTCCTGGAGGCGGCGCGGCTGTTGTACGGCGGCGCGTTCGTCGCCGAGCGGTACACCGCGGTCGGCGAGTTCATCGACGCCCACCCGGACGCCGTCGACCCGGTCGTGCGCTCGATCATCGGCCCGGCCCGCGACATCCCGGCGCACCGGCTGTTCGCCGACCAGGCGACACTGGCGGGTCTGCGCGCCGAGGCACTGGCCACGCTGGCCGGCGTCGACGCACTGCTGGTCCCGACGACGACTGAGCACCCGACGATCGCCGAAGTCGCCGCGGACCCGGTCGCGGTCAACGCCCGCTTGGGCCGGTTCACCAACTCGACCAACCTGTTCGGGCTGTCGGCCCTCTCCGTCCCGGCGGGCACGGTGGCCGGGCGCCCGTTCGGCGTGATGTTCCTGGGCGCCCCGCACGACGACCTGAAGCTGGCGGCCCTGGCGGGCCTGCGGCGTGCGTGGGTCCCGATCGTGGTGGTCGGCGCACACTTGCGCGGCCAGCCGCTGAACCACGAGCTGACCTCTCGCGGCGGCCGGTTCGTATCAGCGGTTTCGACGGCGGCTTCGTACCGCTTGTACGCGCTGGACACGGTGCCGCCGAAGCCGGGCCTGGTGCGGGTCGCGTCCGGCGGGGTGCCGGTGGCCGCGGAGGTCTGGGAGCTGCCGGTGGCGGGGTTCGGCGAGTTCGTCGCCGGAATCCCGGCCCCCCTGGCGATCGGCAAGCTGGAATTGGCGGACGGCAGGTCGGTGTCCGGCTTCCTCTGCGAGCCGGAGGCGACGGAGGGAGCGGAGGACATCTCGGCGAAGGGCGGTTGGCTGGCGCACCTCGGCGTCGGGTAA